One genomic region from Mycobacterium basiliense encodes:
- a CDS encoding Dyp-type peroxidase, producing the protein MAVEDYVVHARVGRVPSVQPQPILAPLTPAAIFLVATIDDGGEATVHDALADISGLVRAVGFRDPSKRLSVVASIGSDAWDRLFSGPRPAELHPFIALEGPRHTAPATPGDLLFHIRAETMDVCFELAGRILKAMAGAVTVVDEVHGFRFFDNRDLLGFVDGTENPGGPVAVSATTVGDEDPDFSGSCYVHVQKYLHEMQSWDALSVTEQERVIGRTKLEDIELDDAAKPANSHIALNVITDDDGAELKIVRHNMPFGEVGKGEYGTYFIGYSRTPQVTERMLRNMFLGDPPGNTDRVLDFSTAVTGGLFFSPTITFLDDPPPLPVAPPTPAVTPASNDGSLSIGSLKGTSQ; encoded by the coding sequence ATGGCTGTTGAGGACTATGTGGTTCACGCTAGGGTCGGCAGGGTGCCTTCGGTTCAGCCACAACCCATCCTCGCACCCCTGACGCCCGCCGCAATCTTTCTCGTCGCAACCATCGACGACGGCGGCGAAGCGACCGTGCACGACGCGCTTGCCGACATATCCGGTTTGGTGCGTGCGGTGGGCTTTCGCGATCCGAGTAAACGGCTGTCGGTCGTCGCCTCGATCGGTTCCGATGCCTGGGACCGGTTGTTTTCCGGCCCGCGCCCGGCCGAACTGCATCCGTTCATCGCCTTGGAGGGACCGCGGCACACGGCGCCGGCAACACCCGGTGATCTGTTGTTCCATATCCGAGCCGAAACCATGGACGTGTGCTTCGAACTAGCCGGCCGCATTCTCAAAGCCATGGCCGGTGCCGTCACCGTGGTCGACGAGGTGCACGGATTCCGCTTCTTCGACAATCGCGACCTGTTGGGCTTTGTGGACGGCACCGAAAATCCAGGTGGCCCAGTGGCTGTCAGCGCCACCACCGTCGGCGACGAGGACCCCGACTTTTCCGGATCCTGTTATGTGCATGTGCAGAAGTATCTGCACGAGATGCAGTCCTGGGATGCGCTGTCGGTCACCGAGCAGGAACGGGTGATCGGGCGGACCAAGCTGGAAGACATCGAACTCGACGACGCAGCGAAACCCGCCAACTCGCATATCGCGCTGAATGTCATCACCGACGACGACGGCGCCGAACTAAAAATCGTGCGTCACAATATGCCGTTCGGCGAGGTCGGAAAGGGCGAATACGGCACCTACTTCATCGGCTATTCGCGCACGCCCCAGGTCACCGAGCGGATGCTGCGCAACATGTTTCTCGGTGATCCTCCCGGCAACACCGATCGCGTGCTGGACTTTTCGACGGCAGTAACCGGTGGATTGTTCTTCTCCCCCACCATCACCTTCCTCGACGATCCACCGCCTCTGCCCGTCGCACCGCCCACCCCGGCGGTCACCCCAGCCTCGAATGACGGTTCACTCTCGATCGGCAGCCTGAAAGGAACCTCTCAATGA
- a CDS encoding ATPase, protein MTEMRQLHVYDCALMGTTAARMLLTAMLVAGSLVIAVAAIPARAEPETCPPVCDKIPGTAWIGRRAVPLDFVYGWPRLADAATAVTRTTPRFRFEQACNTPAFPQDSRDSAVAGRAAVAHPDGQWQLHAQILHWRGDTARGGAIAASVFGTAVATLRACQLGAPGQSPSITDLEPTRMAAVISGAIIMHTYFVAHLASSTISELTLWTAGAPQVEWPVIADAAVLDAMTTPLCAAYMASCP, encoded by the coding sequence ATGACCGAAATGCGTCAGTTGCATGTCTACGATTGTGCCCTGATGGGGACCACGGCGGCGCGGATGCTCCTGACGGCGATGCTTGTCGCCGGCAGCCTGGTGATCGCGGTTGCCGCGATCCCGGCACGCGCGGAACCCGAAACCTGCCCGCCGGTGTGTGACAAGATTCCCGGCACCGCATGGATCGGGCGCCGGGCCGTGCCGCTGGATTTCGTGTATGGGTGGCCCAGGCTGGCCGACGCGGCAACCGCTGTCACCAGGACAACACCGCGGTTCCGGTTCGAGCAAGCATGTAACACGCCAGCTTTCCCGCAGGACAGCCGTGACTCGGCGGTCGCGGGCCGCGCGGCGGTGGCCCACCCGGACGGGCAGTGGCAGCTACACGCTCAGATCCTGCACTGGCGAGGTGACACCGCCCGCGGCGGTGCCATTGCGGCGTCGGTGTTCGGCACCGCGGTCGCCACGCTGCGCGCATGCCAGCTGGGGGCGCCTGGCCAGTCGCCGTCGATCACCGACCTCGAACCGACTCGAATGGCGGCGGTGATCAGCGGAGCGATCATCATGCATACCTATTTTGTCGCACATCTGGCGAGTAGCACGATCAGCGAGCTCACGCTGTGGACAGCGGGAGCACCGCAGGTGGAGTGGCCGGTGATCGCGGACGCCGCCGTTCTGGACGCCATGACCACGCCGCTGTGTGCGGCCTACATGGCCTCCTGCCCCTAA
- a CDS encoding VOC family protein, whose amino-acid sequence MTLTVEMITFDCHDPATLASWWADQFGGTTRELLPGEFITVARAAGPRLGFQKVPDPTPGKNRVHLDFVAPDVDAEVSRLTAAGATELEQHRFGENFRWVVLADPEGNVFCVTGQ is encoded by the coding sequence ATGACGCTCACCGTGGAGATGATCACATTCGATTGCCACGACCCCGCGACGTTGGCCAGCTGGTGGGCCGACCAGTTCGGCGGTACTACGCGCGAATTGTTGCCCGGTGAATTCATTACGGTGGCCCGAGCCGCGGGCCCGCGGCTCGGATTTCAGAAGGTTCCTGATCCCACGCCGGGGAAAAACCGCGTCCACCTCGATTTCGTTGCTCCAGATGTGGATGCCGAAGTATCCCGGTTGACGGCCGCGGGCGCCACCGAACTTGAACAGCACCGGTTCGGGGAGAACTTTCGCTGGGTGGTGCTGGCCGACCCCGAGGGCAACGTGTTCTGCGTGACGGGGCAGTAG
- a CDS encoding family 1 encapsulin nanocompartment shell protein: MNNLYRELAPVTEAAWAEIELEATRTFKRHIAGRRVVDVGGPGGPVTAAVSTGRLIDVQAPTDGVIAHLRASKPLVRLRVPFTLSRAEIDDVERGSQDSDWDPVKVAAKKLAFVEDRTIFEGYAAASIEGIRSASSNPPLTLPEDPREIPDVITQALSELRLAGVDGPYSVLLAADVYTKVSETTEHGYPIREHLNRLVDGDIIWAPAIDGAFVLTTRGGDFDLQLGTDVAIGYTSHDADTVQLYLQETLTFLCYTAEASVALSPPSQ, encoded by the coding sequence ATGAACAACCTCTACCGCGAACTGGCACCCGTCACCGAAGCTGCCTGGGCCGAAATCGAATTGGAGGCGACGCGGACGTTCAAACGGCACATCGCCGGGCGTCGGGTGGTTGACGTCGGCGGGCCCGGCGGTCCGGTCACCGCAGCAGTCAGTACGGGCCGGCTGATTGACGTCCAGGCCCCCACCGACGGCGTCATCGCCCACCTACGCGCAAGCAAACCCCTTGTCCGGCTGCGCGTTCCGTTTACCCTGTCGCGTGCCGAGATCGACGACGTCGAACGCGGTTCGCAGGACTCGGACTGGGATCCGGTCAAAGTGGCCGCCAAGAAGTTGGCGTTCGTCGAGGACCGCACCATCTTCGAGGGCTATGCCGCCGCGTCGATCGAGGGCATCCGCAGCGCCAGCTCCAACCCGCCGCTCACGTTGCCCGAAGACCCGCGCGAAATTCCCGATGTCATTACCCAGGCGCTATCGGAGCTGCGCCTGGCCGGTGTCGATGGCCCGTACTCGGTGCTGCTCGCGGCCGACGTTTACACCAAGGTCAGCGAAACCACCGAACACGGCTATCCCATCCGCGAGCATCTGAACCGCCTGGTCGACGGCGACATCATCTGGGCGCCGGCGATCGACGGCGCATTCGTGTTGACCACCCGCGGCGGCGACTTTGACCTACAGTTGGGCACCGACGTCGCGATCGGGTACACCAGCCACGACGCCGACACCGTGCAGCTCTACCTACAGGAAACGCTGACCTTCCTGTGCTACACAGCCGAGGCATCGGTCGCGCTGAGCCCGCCAAGCCAGTAG
- a CDS encoding MBL fold metallo-hydrolase, whose amino-acid sequence MQLTHFGHSCLLAEFGQTSVLFDPGSFAHGFEGITGLAAILITHQHPDHVDVARLPALLDTNPGAVLYADPQTTAQLGAPCQEVHVGDELSVGQLTIRAVGGRHAVIHPEIPVIENISYLIDDGDHRARLMHPGDALFVPDEPVDILATPAAAPWMKISEAVDYLRAVAPARAVPIHQGIIAPDARGIYYGRLSEMTSTDFQVLAEEIAVTF is encoded by the coding sequence ATGCAACTGACGCATTTCGGTCATTCCTGCCTGCTGGCAGAGTTCGGACAAACCAGCGTGCTTTTTGATCCCGGCAGCTTTGCGCACGGCTTCGAAGGGATCACCGGCCTGGCCGCCATCCTGATCACCCACCAGCATCCCGATCACGTCGACGTCGCCCGGCTGCCCGCTCTGCTCGACACCAACCCGGGCGCGGTACTGTACGCCGACCCACAGACCACCGCGCAGCTCGGCGCGCCCTGCCAGGAGGTCCACGTGGGCGACGAACTGTCCGTCGGTCAGCTAACCATCCGCGCCGTGGGCGGGCGACACGCCGTAATCCATCCGGAAATCCCAGTGATAGAGAATATTTCGTATCTGATCGATGACGGTGACCACCGCGCCAGACTGATGCATCCGGGTGACGCGTTGTTCGTCCCGGACGAACCGGTGGACATCTTGGCCACACCGGCCGCCGCGCCGTGGATGAAAATATCGGAGGCGGTCGACTACCTGCGCGCGGTAGCACCCGCTCGCGCGGTACCCATCCACCAGGGGATCATCGCTCCCGATGCGCGGGGCATCTACTACGGCCGACTTAGCGAGATGACCAGTACCGACTTCCAGGTGTTGGCTGAGGAAATCGCGGTGACTTTCTAG
- the purQ gene encoding phosphoribosylformylglycinamidine synthase subunit PurQ, translated as MTVRIGVVTFPGTLDDVDAARAVRQVGADAVSLWHADADLKRVDAVVVPGGFSYGDYLRAGAIARFAPVMGEVVAAAGRGMPVLGICNGFQVLCEAGLLPGALTRNVGLHFICRDVWLRVGSTLTAWTSRFEPDADLLVPLKSGEGRYVAPASVLDQLEGDGRVVFRYHENVNGSLHDIAGVSSPNGRVVGLMPHPEHAIGALTGPSDDGLGLFYSALDAVLTA; from the coding sequence GTGACGGTGAGGATCGGCGTCGTCACCTTCCCCGGCACGCTTGATGACGTGGACGCCGCGCGTGCGGTGCGGCAAGTCGGTGCCGATGCGGTCAGCCTGTGGCATGCCGATGCCGACCTCAAGCGGGTCGACGCGGTGGTGGTTCCGGGTGGTTTTTCCTACGGTGACTACCTCCGGGCTGGGGCGATCGCTAGATTCGCCCCGGTAATGGGGGAGGTGGTTGCCGCCGCCGGCCGCGGAATGCCGGTGCTGGGCATCTGCAACGGGTTTCAGGTGCTCTGCGAGGCCGGTCTACTACCCGGAGCCCTGACCCGCAATGTGGGGTTGCACTTCATCTGCCGTGACGTCTGGCTACGGGTCGGGTCGACGTTGACGGCCTGGACATCGCGGTTCGAGCCCGATGCGGACTTGCTGGTGCCGTTGAAGTCCGGCGAGGGACGCTACGTGGCGCCAGCGTCCGTGCTCGATCAGCTCGAAGGGGACGGGCGGGTGGTGTTCCGATACCACGAGAACGTCAACGGCTCGCTGCACGACATCGCTGGCGTCAGCTCGCCTAACGGTCGTGTGGTCGGGTTGATGCCCCACCCCGAACATGCGATCGGGGCGCTGACCGGCCCGTCCGATGATGGACTGGGGTTGTTCTATTCGGCGCTGGACGCTGTGCTCACGGCCTGA
- a CDS encoding PPE family protein encodes MLPNFALLPPETNSALMFAGSGSAPWWTAAGAWDALAEELRSAAASFSSVTEGLTAGLWQGAASAAMAGAAAPYAAWLNASAARAQGAAGQARAVAGVFEAARAAIVNPAVIAANRTQIVSLVLSNVFGQNAPAIAAVEGAYEEMWAQDVSVMAGYHGGASAAAAALRSWQQSLREALGFSLPQNAGLGNNGTGNVGNGNHGDSNLGNGNLGSANVGSGNTGNSNLGSGNIGSSNLGGGNRGESNVGGGNSGHGNLGGGNSGSGNVGFGNNGDGNVGGGNKGHGNFGFGNVGPTETDALSNIGSGNTGSFNRGSGNTGDSNWGFGNTGDGNIGVGNSGNGNIGFGLTGNNQMGIGALNTGSGNIGFGNSGNGNIGFFNSGTNNVGVFNSGFANTGFEISGTNNTGFQTTGGTNTGFWNTGLEATGFGNTSGETTGAFNSGRYTTGFFNSGDANSGWFNSGKGNTGSANSGDGNTGWFNAGATNTGFGNSGNINTGIFNSGNLNTGIGSVGNGPGTSSGFGNLGTGASGFFNQGNNASGFVNSGDDTSGARNSGPDSSGFNNSGFGGSGFQNSSDRGSGFFNSVNDGVGFQNSGFFNTGIRNSGFGNVSEFPGTDSGHSGFFHR; translated from the coding sequence ATGCTGCCGAATTTCGCATTGCTGCCGCCGGAAACAAATTCCGCGTTGATGTTTGCCGGCTCAGGGTCGGCGCCCTGGTGGACGGCGGCGGGTGCGTGGGACGCGTTGGCCGAGGAGTTGCGCTCGGCGGCCGCCTCGTTCTCGTCGGTGACCGAGGGTTTGACCGCCGGGTTGTGGCAGGGTGCGGCATCCGCGGCGATGGCCGGCGCGGCCGCCCCATACGCGGCATGGCTGAACGCCTCGGCGGCGCGGGCTCAGGGGGCGGCGGGTCAGGCCCGAGCGGTCGCCGGGGTGTTCGAGGCCGCTCGCGCTGCGATCGTGAATCCCGCGGTAATCGCCGCCAACCGAACCCAGATCGTGTCCTTGGTGCTGTCGAACGTGTTCGGTCAAAACGCTCCGGCCATCGCGGCCGTCGAGGGCGCCTACGAAGAGATGTGGGCCCAGGACGTCAGCGTGATGGCCGGCTACCATGGCGGTGCCTCCGCGGCGGCCGCGGCGCTGAGGTCCTGGCAGCAATCACTGCGGGAAGCGCTCGGTTTCTCCCTGCCGCAAAACGCCGGTCTCGGCAACAACGGCACCGGCAACGTCGGTAACGGAAACCATGGCGACTCAAACCTGGGCAACGGGAACCTGGGAAGCGCCAATGTGGGCAGCGGAAATACCGGCAACTCCAACTTGGGGAGCGGAAACATCGGTAGTTCCAACCTGGGCGGCGGGAATCGCGGCGAATCGAATGTGGGCGGCGGTAACTCCGGTCACGGCAACCTCGGCGGCGGCAACAGCGGCAGCGGGAACGTGGGCTTCGGCAACAATGGCGATGGCAACGTCGGCGGTGGGAACAAGGGCCACGGAAACTTCGGATTCGGAAACGTCGGTCCCACCGAAACCGATGCCCTGTCCAACATCGGCAGCGGAAACACCGGAAGCTTCAACCGGGGTTCGGGGAATACCGGCGATTCCAACTGGGGCTTCGGCAACACCGGCGACGGCAATATCGGCGTCGGAAATAGCGGTAACGGGAACATCGGGTTCGGCCTCACGGGTAACAATCAGATGGGCATCGGCGCCTTGAACACCGGCAGCGGCAACATCGGGTTCGGCAATTCGGGCAACGGCAACATCGGATTCTTCAACTCCGGCACGAACAATGTCGGCGTCTTCAACTCGGGCTTTGCCAACACCGGGTTTGAGATTTCCGGGACGAACAACACCGGGTTTCAGACCACCGGCGGCACCAATACCGGCTTCTGGAACACCGGTCTGGAAGCCACCGGTTTCGGGAACACCTCCGGCGAAACGACAGGTGCGTTCAACTCGGGCCGCTATACCACCGGATTCTTCAACTCGGGCGACGCGAATAGCGGCTGGTTCAATTCGGGGAAGGGCAACACCGGATCCGCCAACTCCGGCGACGGGAACACCGGCTGGTTCAACGCCGGTGCGACCAACACCGGGTTCGGCAACTCGGGCAACATCAACACCGGCATCTTCAATTCGGGCAACCTGAACACCGGCATCGGAAGCGTCGGCAACGGGCCCGGCACCAGCTCGGGATTCGGGAACCTGGGTACCGGTGCCTCAGGCTTCTTCAACCAGGGCAACAATGCCTCCGGCTTCGTCAACTCCGGCGACGATACCTCGGGCGCGCGCAACTCCGGGCCCGATAGTTCGGGCTTCAACAACTCGGGATTTGGCGGCTCTGGCTTCCAGAACTCGAGTGATCGGGGTTCGGGCTTCTTCAACAGCGTCAACGATGGCGTGGGCTTCCAGAACTCAGGCTTTTTCAACACCGGCATTCGCAACTCGGGTTTTGGGAACGTGAGTGAATTCCCGGGAACCGACAGCGGGCACTCGGGCTTCTTTCACCGCTGA
- the purS gene encoding phosphoribosylformylglycinamidine synthase subunit PurS — MARVVVHVMPKAEILDPQGQAIVGALGRLGHPGVSDVRQGKRFELEVDDTVDDSTLAEIAESLLANTVIEDWTISRDQQ; from the coding sequence GTGGCCCGGGTAGTCGTGCACGTGATGCCCAAAGCAGAGATTCTCGATCCGCAGGGGCAGGCGATCGTCGGGGCACTGGGGAGGTTAGGGCATCCCGGCGTCTCGGATGTCCGTCAGGGCAAGAGGTTTGAGCTGGAGGTTGACGATACCGTCGACGATTCCACCCTCGCCGAGATCGCGGAATCGCTGCTGGCGAACACGGTAATCGAGGATTGGACGATAAGCCGGGATCAGCAGTGA
- a CDS encoding DUF2334 domain-containing protein encodes MSGKLIVSVSGIGEHTLAEVDEFCAQMDIRSVPVSLLVAPRLKGNYRLDRDPGTVEWLAARRAGGDSLVLHGYDEAATKKRRGEFATLHAHEANLRVMAADRVLEHLGLRTRLFAAPGWVVSPGVVKALPKNGFRLLADFHGVTDLVRQTTVRARVLGIGEGFLTEPWWCRMVVLSSERIARRGGVVRVAVSARQLRKSGPRQAMIDAIDLALMYGAAPMVYRWLPHKAILDAA; translated from the coding sequence GTGTCTGGAAAATTGATCGTCTCGGTGTCGGGGATAGGCGAGCACACCCTGGCCGAAGTCGACGAATTCTGTGCGCAAATGGATATCCGGTCGGTGCCGGTGTCGCTGCTCGTCGCGCCACGGCTCAAGGGCAACTATCGGCTCGACCGGGACCCGGGCACTGTCGAATGGCTGGCCGCGCGGCGCGCCGGGGGCGATTCTCTTGTGCTGCACGGCTACGACGAAGCCGCGACAAAAAAGAGACGTGGCGAGTTTGCGACGCTGCATGCGCATGAGGCCAATCTGCGGGTGATGGCCGCCGACCGCGTGCTCGAGCATCTTGGCCTACGTACCCGGCTATTCGCGGCGCCGGGATGGGTTGTGTCGCCGGGTGTCGTTAAAGCGCTGCCTAAAAATGGTTTTCGATTGCTTGCCGATTTTCACGGGGTGACCGACCTGGTTCGTCAGACCACGGTGCGCGCCCGGGTACTGGGAATCGGGGAAGGCTTCCTGACCGAGCCGTGGTGGTGCCGGATGGTGGTGCTGTCATCCGAGCGGATCGCGCGGCGCGGCGGGGTCGTGCGCGTTGCGGTTTCGGCTCGTCAGCTACGCAAGTCGGGCCCGCGCCAGGCCATGATCGATGCCATCGACTTGGCGTTGATGTACGGCGCCGCGCCGATGGTTTATCGCTGGCTGCCGCACAAGGCCATTCTCGACGCCGCATAG
- a CDS encoding acetyl-/succinyl-CoA transferase, whose product MSRHWPLFDLRISTPRLQLRLPTEELCDQLIDTILDGVHEPERMPFSVPWTRAPREELPFNTLSHVWQQLARFKTLDWELPLAVVIDGAAVGVQALIAKDFPITRAVASGSWLGRSYQGRGYGTEMRAAALHFVFTELGAEIATSESMTDNPTSIAVSRRAGYQINGVDRVARDGLMVELLRFRLTRDDWQRHRTVEVQVDGFDQCRGLFGLSRRA is encoded by the coding sequence ATGTCTCGTCATTGGCCCCTGTTCGACCTGCGGATCAGCACGCCGCGCTTACAGCTGCGGCTGCCCACCGAGGAGCTGTGTGACCAGCTGATCGACACCATTCTCGACGGGGTGCACGAACCCGAGCGGATGCCTTTCTCGGTCCCTTGGACCAGAGCTCCTCGCGAAGAGCTGCCGTTCAACACGCTGTCGCACGTATGGCAACAGCTCGCCCGCTTCAAAACGCTGGACTGGGAATTGCCGCTGGCCGTCGTGATCGACGGCGCGGCGGTCGGCGTACAGGCCCTGATCGCCAAGGATTTCCCCATCACCCGCGCGGTTGCATCCGGATCGTGGCTCGGACGAAGCTACCAAGGCCGCGGCTACGGCACCGAGATGCGAGCCGCGGCACTACATTTCGTGTTCACTGAGCTCGGCGCCGAAATCGCGACTTCGGAATCGATGACCGACAACCCGACCTCCATCGCCGTATCGCGCCGCGCCGGTTACCAAATCAACGGCGTGGACCGCGTGGCGCGTGACGGCCTCATGGTTGAGCTACTGCGTTTCCGGTTGACCCGGGACGATTGGCAGCGCCATCGCACGGTTGAGGTGCAAGTGGATGGGTTCGACCAATGCCGCGGGCTGTTCGGACTTTCGCGCCGAGCGTGA
- a CDS encoding M18 family aminopeptidase yields MSGGPTLSASARGLCEFIDASPSPFHLCATVARRLRNAGYTQLSETERWPAQPGRYFLVRAGSLVAWNGGGGGDTGGPPGPFRIVGAHSDSPNLRVKQHPDRLVAGWQVVALQPYGGAWLNSWLDRDLGVSGRLSVRDGGQIDHRLVRIDEPVLRVPQLAIHLAEDRKSVTLDPQRHVNAVSGVGDRVGSFLGYVARHAGVIEADVLAADLMTHDLTPSAVIGANADLVSAPRLDNQASCYAGLEALLGATPGEVLPILVIFDHEEVGSASDRGAQSNLLSTVLERIVLAAGGGREDLLRLLPASLLASADMAHATHPNYPDRHEPGHLIEVNKGPVLKVHPNLRYATDGPTAAAFAVACQQAGVTLQRYEHRADLPCGSTIGPLASARTGIPTVDVGAPQLAMHSARELMGAHDVVAYAAALHAFFSPTA; encoded by the coding sequence ATGTCCGGCGGGCCTACCCTCTCAGCCAGCGCGCGTGGCCTCTGCGAGTTCATCGATGCCTCACCGTCGCCTTTTCACCTGTGCGCCACCGTCGCCCGACGGCTGCGTAACGCCGGGTACACCCAACTCAGCGAAACCGAGCGCTGGCCAGCGCAACCCGGGCGTTACTTCCTGGTGCGTGCCGGTTCGCTGGTCGCCTGGAACGGTGGTGGCGGCGGTGATACGGGTGGCCCGCCAGGCCCATTCCGGATTGTCGGCGCACATAGCGACAGCCCGAACCTACGGGTCAAACAGCACCCCGACCGGCTGGTCGCCGGTTGGCAGGTGGTCGCGCTACAGCCATACGGGGGCGCGTGGCTCAATTCCTGGTTGGACCGTGATCTGGGTGTCAGCGGGCGGCTTTCGGTGCGAGACGGCGGCCAAATCGATCACCGGCTGGTCCGCATCGATGAGCCGGTCCTGCGGGTGCCGCAGCTGGCCATCCACCTGGCCGAGGACCGCAAGTCGGTGACGCTGGATCCACAGCGGCACGTCAACGCGGTGTCGGGCGTGGGCGATCGCGTCGGCTCGTTCCTCGGCTACGTTGCGCGGCATGCCGGGGTGATCGAGGCCGACGTGCTGGCCGCCGACCTGATGACCCACGACCTGACGCCGTCGGCGGTGATCGGCGCCAACGCCGACCTGGTAAGCGCGCCGCGGCTCGACAACCAGGCCAGTTGCTATGCCGGACTGGAGGCGCTGCTGGGCGCCACCCCGGGTGAGGTGTTGCCCATCCTGGTGATCTTCGACCACGAGGAGGTCGGTTCGGCCTCCGATCGCGGCGCCCAGTCCAACCTGCTGAGCACCGTCCTGGAACGGATCGTGCTGGCCGCCGGCGGTGGCCGCGAAGACCTGCTAAGGTTGCTGCCCGCCTCGTTGTTGGCGTCGGCGGACATGGCGCACGCCACACACCCCAACTACCCCGATCGTCATGAGCCGGGCCACCTGATCGAGGTGAACAAGGGGCCGGTGCTCAAGGTGCACCCGAACCTGCGGTACGCCACTGACGGGCCCACCGCCGCGGCGTTCGCAGTGGCCTGCCAGCAGGCCGGGGTTACGCTGCAGCGCTACGAGCATCGAGCCGACCTGCCGTGTGGGTCGACGATCGGCCCGCTGGCTTCGGCCCGCACCGGCATCCCCACCGTCGACGTGGGCGCCCCCCAGCTTGCGATGCATTCGGCGCGGGAGCTGATGGGTGCTCATGATGTGGTCGCCTACGCGGCGGCGCTGCACGCGTTCTTTTCCCCCACTGCGTAG
- a CDS encoding cupin domain-containing protein codes for MTFSDDFHPDFSSDASTPGARPMRVHHIKATEISSDTAQSEGLRRFAALSGRSVGSEKLWMGETHVSPETSSANHHHGESETAIYVRSGRPEFVFHDGVQEVRISTQPGDYIFIPPYLPHREENPDPVAPAEVVIARSTQEAIVVNLPQLYPLEASTRPGADPAPA; via the coding sequence ATGACATTTTCGGATGACTTTCACCCTGATTTTTCTTCCGACGCTTCGACTCCAGGCGCTCGCCCGATGCGGGTGCATCACATCAAAGCGACGGAAATCAGCTCCGACACAGCGCAATCGGAGGGACTGCGTCGATTCGCCGCCCTCAGCGGGCGCTCGGTCGGCTCCGAGAAGCTCTGGATGGGCGAAACCCATGTTTCGCCCGAAACCTCCTCGGCCAATCACCATCACGGCGAGTCCGAGACTGCGATCTATGTACGAAGCGGCCGGCCTGAGTTCGTGTTTCACGACGGCGTCCAAGAAGTGCGGATCTCGACTCAACCCGGCGACTACATCTTCATACCTCCCTACCTGCCACATCGCGAAGAAAACCCCGACCCCGTCGCACCCGCCGAGGTCGTCATAGCCCGCAGCACCCAAGAGGCGATCGTGGTCAACCTGCCGCAGCTGTATCCGCTCGAAGCGTCGACGCGCCCCGGTGCAGACCCGGCCCCTGCCTAA
- a CDS encoding YbjN domain-containing protein: MTESLDTKLIERYLRARGRRYFRGQHDGEFFFVMNVVRLHVHLEIPVTDREIFTIRVTPACFFPAADAPTLRQVVDTWNDQCREVTATLHGSSDPHRIGVAAIVSQPVENGVAFEDFAMFVDHAIAAAIEFFDGLTPIAELSSTPLLRDAG; encoded by the coding sequence ATGACCGAGTCGCTGGATACCAAACTGATCGAACGCTACCTGCGTGCGCGCGGGCGTCGGTACTTCCGTGGCCAGCACGATGGCGAATTTTTTTTCGTCATGAACGTGGTTCGACTGCACGTGCACCTTGAAATCCCGGTCACCGATCGCGAGATTTTCACGATTCGGGTCACACCCGCCTGTTTCTTCCCCGCCGCCGACGCGCCAACGCTGAGGCAGGTCGTTGACACCTGGAACGACCAGTGCCGCGAAGTCACCGCGACCCTGCACGGCTCGTCTGATCCGCACCGGATTGGTGTCGCCGCGATCGTTTCCCAGCCGGTGGAAAATGGTGTGGCGTTCGAGGATTTCGCAATGTTTGTTGACCATGCCATTGCGGCCGCGATCGAGTTTTTCGATGGGTTGACCCCCATCGCCGAGTTGTCGTCGACACCGCTGCTACGCGACGCCGGCTGA